One part of the Sporosarcina ureae genome encodes these proteins:
- the murB gene encoding UDP-N-acetylmuramate dehydrogenase, with translation MSKHRWFEELQKKIQSGWLLLDEPLNKYTKTRLGGKADVVAAPGTIEEVQAVVSYAYDHNIPILLLGNGSNMVVRDGGVRGIVMYMANFNHIKIEGNRMIAEAGADIIEASREAAKACLTGLEFACGIPGSIGGAMAMNAGAYGGEIKDIILQATVMDSTGKIFVLSKDELELGYRKSIITTEGYYVLSAEFALAQGEQDDIDSAVADLTFQRESKQPLEYPSAGSVFKRPPGYFAGKLIQDSGLQGKGFGGAEVSTKHAGFIVNKKDATASDYIRTIEMVKAEVKKNFGIDLEMEVKIVGEELPE, from the coding sequence GTGTCAAAACATCGATGGTTTGAAGAACTTCAAAAGAAAATACAAAGCGGTTGGTTGTTACTTGATGAACCACTAAACAAATATACGAAAACACGCCTAGGCGGTAAAGCGGATGTCGTTGCCGCGCCTGGCACAATAGAAGAAGTGCAAGCGGTTGTTAGCTATGCTTACGATCACAATATACCGATTTTATTGCTGGGGAACGGTTCGAATATGGTCGTTCGTGATGGCGGTGTACGAGGAATTGTCATGTATATGGCGAACTTTAATCATATAAAGATTGAAGGTAATAGAATGATAGCGGAAGCTGGTGCTGACATAATTGAAGCCTCTAGAGAAGCAGCAAAAGCCTGCTTAACGGGTCTTGAGTTTGCATGTGGAATACCAGGGTCAATCGGTGGTGCCATGGCAATGAACGCAGGTGCATATGGTGGGGAAATCAAAGACATCATTCTTCAAGCAACTGTAATGGATAGCACAGGAAAGATTTTTGTGCTTTCAAAAGACGAGTTGGAACTAGGGTATCGTAAAAGTATCATTACTACAGAAGGCTATTATGTTCTATCAGCAGAATTCGCACTAGCTCAAGGTGAGCAAGACGATATCGATTCTGCGGTGGCGGACTTAACGTTCCAGCGTGAGTCGAAGCAACCTCTCGAATATCCTTCAGCGGGTAGTGTGTTTAAACGACCACCGGGCTACTTCGCCGGAAAGTTGATCCAGGATAGTGGATTGCAAGGTAAAGGGTTTGGTGGAGCGGAAGTGTCTACTAAGCATGCGGGATTCATCGTGAACAAGAAGGATGCTACGGCGTCAGATTATATTCGTACGATTGAGATGGTGAAAGCGGAAGTGAAGAAGAATTTCGGGATTGATCTAGAGATGGAAGTGAAGATCGTCGGGGAAGAGCTTCCGGAATAA
- a CDS encoding FAD-dependent oxidoreductase — protein MNESLWLATAYPKSSYPTVEDDLTCEVLIIGGGLSGIANAYFLAKQGKDVVLLEKNSLLHGATGNSTGKLTAQHDLVYADMIEQFDVDSAKQYFNVNEQALDFARSISEADQLQVAHSALYSQSAEGTERLLAEKKAYEAIGIPFVLAGSASYLPFETAHTLLVEDEAQIHPVRFGQQLAQLAVKEGARIFEHAQVAALDTDRHFVKLSSSKIVGYRQLVICSHYPIEALEGMQILKLDVERSYIAAAKTETPFDHQYISVDEPKRSIRTATIDDQSYLLLCAQSHPAGSEKETQLHYDSLTEDIKTTLGHPDIVYKWSAQDPSTPDLVPYAGAISTSSPDVYISTGYRKWGLSNSLACAEIISDAIVGRSNAASELFSPGRTDFGSLFNRALLLGGRTVKEFAGGHIARTDSPICTHMGCRTRWNKGDQTWDCPCHGSRFRADGTVLEGPATQPLDLG, from the coding sequence ATGAATGAATCATTATGGCTTGCTACTGCTTATCCGAAGTCTAGTTATCCAACAGTAGAAGATGATTTAACATGTGAAGTGTTGATCATCGGAGGTGGTTTAAGTGGAATAGCGAATGCTTACTTTTTAGCTAAACAAGGAAAAGATGTGGTGTTGCTAGAGAAGAACAGCTTGCTGCACGGTGCAACAGGAAATTCTACAGGTAAATTAACCGCCCAACACGATTTGGTGTATGCGGATATGATTGAACAGTTTGATGTAGATAGTGCTAAACAATATTTCAATGTAAATGAACAAGCTCTTGATTTCGCACGATCCATTTCTGAAGCGGACCAATTGCAAGTTGCCCATTCAGCACTTTATTCTCAATCGGCTGAGGGTACAGAACGATTACTTGCGGAAAAAAAGGCTTACGAAGCGATCGGAATTCCATTTGTTCTTGCAGGAAGCGCATCCTACTTGCCATTTGAAACTGCTCATACATTACTAGTCGAAGACGAAGCACAAATACATCCCGTTCGTTTCGGGCAACAATTAGCGCAACTTGCTGTGAAAGAAGGCGCACGAATATTTGAACATGCACAAGTCGCTGCTTTAGATACCGATCGTCATTTCGTCAAGCTCTCTTCATCTAAAATAGTCGGTTACCGTCAGCTTGTCATCTGCTCTCATTATCCTATTGAAGCTCTAGAAGGGATGCAAATTCTCAAACTGGATGTGGAGCGATCCTATATCGCTGCGGCAAAGACCGAAACACCATTTGACCATCAATATATATCAGTGGACGAGCCGAAACGCTCCATACGAACCGCTACGATTGATGATCAATCCTATTTATTGCTATGTGCGCAATCACATCCTGCCGGTTCAGAAAAAGAAACACAGTTACATTATGATAGCTTGACCGAGGATATAAAAACGACTTTGGGACATCCTGATATTGTCTACAAATGGTCGGCACAGGATCCGTCTACACCTGATTTAGTACCTTATGCAGGAGCCATTTCAACTTCTTCTCCAGACGTTTATATTAGTACGGGCTATCGGAAATGGGGACTATCCAACTCTTTGGCGTGTGCAGAAATCATCTCGGATGCAATTGTCGGACGATCGAATGCCGCAAGTGAATTGTTTTCTCCAGGCAGAACAGATTTTGGTTCATTATTCAATCGCGCTTTATTATTAGGTGGCCGTACAGTAAAAGAATTTGCCGGTGGACATATCGCTCGAACCGACTCTCCAATCTGTACGCATATGGGTTGCCGCACTCGCTGGAATAAAGGAGATCAAACATGGGACTGTCCTTGTCACGGTTCCCGGTTCCGTGCAGATGGAACCGTATTAGAAGGGCCAGCCACCCAGCCTCTCGATTTAGGATAA
- a CDS encoding manganese-dependent inorganic pyrophosphatase — MSKVLVIGHKNPDTDSIASAITYAYLKQQIGVDAEAVRLGNITKETAYALETFGFEAPRLIEKAATETSQVILVDHNEKQQSVDDLDDVQVLEVIDHHRIANFQTNDPLYYRAEPVGCTATILNKLFKEHGVEIPKNIAGLMLSAIVSDSLLFKSPTFTPQDQAAAEELAAIAEVDAAVYGLDMLKAGADLSSVPVRELANLDAKEFIFGDVKMEIAQVNAVDLQDILGRQDELEVVLNEVIEQKGLDLFLFVVTDIINSDSVIIALGKEAERAGSAFNVDFNNNSALLRGIVSRKKQIVPVLTEALS, encoded by the coding sequence ATGTCAAAAGTTTTGGTTATTGGACATAAAAACCCGGATACGGATTCTATCGCATCTGCGATTACGTATGCATATCTCAAACAACAAATTGGTGTGGATGCGGAAGCTGTACGTCTAGGGAATATCACGAAAGAAACAGCATACGCTCTTGAAACTTTCGGCTTTGAAGCCCCACGTCTAATTGAAAAAGCGGCAACTGAAACATCCCAAGTCATCTTAGTCGACCACAATGAAAAGCAGCAAAGTGTGGATGACTTGGATGATGTACAAGTGTTGGAAGTGATCGACCATCACCGTATTGCGAACTTCCAGACAAATGATCCGCTATATTACCGTGCGGAACCAGTAGGCTGTACAGCAACGATTTTGAATAAATTATTCAAAGAACATGGCGTTGAAATACCGAAAAATATTGCTGGTTTAATGCTATCCGCAATCGTGTCGGATTCATTGCTGTTCAAATCACCAACGTTCACACCGCAAGACCAGGCAGCAGCTGAAGAGCTTGCCGCTATTGCAGAAGTAGATGCGGCTGTGTATGGTTTAGACATGTTAAAAGCAGGGGCGGACTTGAGTTCAGTGCCTGTAAGAGAATTGGCTAACTTAGATGCGAAAGAATTTATTTTCGGCGATGTGAAAATGGAAATCGCACAAGTAAACGCAGTGGACTTGCAAGATATCCTTGGGCGCCAAGATGAACTAGAAGTTGTATTAAATGAAGTGATCGAACAAAAGGGATTGGATTTATTCCTATTTGTTGTGACTGACATCATTAATAGTGACTCGGTTATCATTGCGCTTGGAAAAGAAGCGGAACGTGCAGGATCTGCGTTTAATGTAGATTTCAATAATAATTCTGCATTGTTGAGAGGAATCGTTTCACGCAAGAAACAAATTGTTCCTGTATTGACTGAAGCACTTTCATAA
- a CDS encoding RrF2 family transcriptional regulator: MRLTMYTDYSLRVLIFLATKKPGELSTVQEISDAYQISKNHLTKIVHELGKLELIETIRGRGGGIRLSVEPISINVGELVRKTEDDFHLVECFDPNKNMCVLSQACQLRGVLYEALQAYFAVLDRYTIADFLHNKDEIQSLLFPTSQSELV; this comes from the coding sequence ATGCGTTTGACAATGTATACAGATTATTCGCTGCGTGTTCTGATTTTTTTAGCTACTAAGAAACCGGGTGAATTATCCACTGTTCAAGAAATATCGGATGCTTATCAGATCTCAAAAAATCACCTCACCAAAATAGTCCATGAATTAGGGAAGCTGGAACTGATCGAAACTATTCGCGGTCGTGGTGGCGGAATCCGTCTCAGTGTAGAACCGATTAGTATCAATGTAGGAGAATTAGTTCGTAAAACAGAAGACGACTTTCATTTAGTCGAATGTTTTGATCCAAATAAAAACATGTGCGTGTTGTCTCAGGCCTGCCAGTTGCGGGGTGTGTTATATGAAGCACTCCAAGCTTATTTTGCCGTACTCGACCGTTATACGATTGCAGACTTCCTTCATAATAAAGATGAAATACAATCTTTACTATTTCCCACTAGTCAATCAGAATTAGTGTGA
- a CDS encoding YceI family protein translates to MNRWKVDRIASAVGFSVPHMMVSTVTGTFEEFSGELQGNIADLTKSKISFQVIVPSIQTKNRDRDLHLCSEDFFDAQIFPQMTFTSRSIYNDIDGKYQMSGDLTVKNTTKRAVFCITPKEVTIFGATYLVEGEIKRKDFGLMWNRAIEAGGVMVGDVIDIRMTIVVSKDEENIKQQQPE, encoded by the coding sequence GTGAATAGATGGAAAGTAGATCGCATAGCGTCCGCTGTCGGCTTTTCAGTTCCACATATGATGGTATCCACTGTAACGGGAACGTTTGAAGAGTTTTCAGGTGAATTACAAGGGAATATAGCAGATCTAACAAAGAGCAAGATTAGTTTTCAAGTAATTGTCCCTTCCATCCAGACCAAGAATAGAGACCGTGATCTACATTTATGCTCGGAAGACTTTTTTGATGCACAAATCTTTCCACAAATGACTTTCACTTCTCGCTCCATTTATAACGACATAGACGGCAAGTATCAAATGTCGGGCGATCTCACTGTTAAAAACACCACGAAGCGAGCAGTATTCTGTATCACTCCCAAAGAAGTCACCATATTCGGCGCCACTTATCTTGTCGAGGGTGAAATCAAAAGAAAAGACTTCGGTTTAATGTGGAATCGCGCAATCGAAGCTGGTGGTGTCATGGTCGGCGATGTAATTGATATTCGAATGACGATTGTAGTTTCTAAAGATGAAGAAAATATAAAACAGCAGCAACCTGAATAG
- a CDS encoding universal stress protein produces the protein MGKMKSRMDESILVCVYYGPNGERLINRGYKIAAIMDCPLYILTVDPAPLDDFDVEKSEYVDRWKELAEELDVEAFIIRDDEKRPTAKVIKEVAHQYGITQIIIGQTAQSRWEEITKGSFMNVLLREIPFVDFHVVSVDRAIKVETEGTFEKGVRAYLVPDGDNFRINFTLSKHAQYEGIFFKEIGTDFNNGLFKFMQNNKICQVQIEDDQVIDSSKIQCKIQN, from the coding sequence ATGGGCAAAATGAAAAGCCGTATGGACGAGAGCATTCTCGTTTGTGTGTATTACGGTCCAAATGGTGAACGTCTCATTAACAGAGGATATAAAATTGCTGCAATCATGGACTGTCCACTCTATATCCTGACCGTCGACCCTGCTCCACTAGATGATTTCGATGTGGAGAAGTCAGAGTATGTAGACCGTTGGAAAGAACTTGCGGAAGAGTTGGATGTAGAAGCGTTCATTATTCGCGATGATGAGAAGCGCCCTACTGCAAAAGTCATCAAAGAAGTGGCTCACCAGTACGGTATTACACAGATTATTATCGGACAGACTGCACAAAGTCGCTGGGAAGAAATCACAAAAGGTTCATTCATGAACGTTCTGTTGAGAGAAATTCCATTTGTGGACTTTCATGTCGTGTCGGTTGATCGTGCGATTAAGGTTGAGACGGAAGGGACGTTTGAAAAGGGAGTACGTGCCTATCTGGTTCCAGATGGCGATAACTTCCGCATAAACTTCACGCTTTCGAAACATGCGCAGTACGAGGGAATTTTCTTTAAGGAGATCGGTACGGATTTCAATAACGGTCTTTTTAAGTTCATGCAGAATAATAAGATCTGCCAGGTACAGATAGAAGATGACCAGGTGATCGACTCAAGCAAGATCCAGTGCAAGATACAGAATTAA
- a CDS encoding Na+/H+ antiporter subunit A — MITVLLAIFLPFIAACLVPFIHKFLTGRRIGWFVITIPLFLFILLLRLVPSLSNGASYLYTFPWIPSAGVHFSTHLDGLSMIFALLITGIGSLVVLYSIYYLSEREAIGRFYTYLLLFMGAMLGVVLSDNLIVLYVFWELTSISSFLLIAFWYHRKQSRYGAKKSMLITVTGGVFMLVGFLMLYTITGTFNLQELIAMREVIAADSLFIPAMLLVLLGAFTKSAQFPFHIWLPDAMEAPTPVSAYLHSATMVKAGIYLVARFTPIFAGDATWFYVVSCVGLLTMLWGSVNAVKQTDLKALLAFSTVSQLGMIMSLLGIGSLAFASSESAQIALFTAATFAALFHLINHSTFKGALFMVVGILDHQLGTRNIKRLGGLATIMPITFTIALIGSFSMAGLPPFNGFLSKELFFEAMLSLKDANLLTMDSMVLLFPIVAWIGSIFTFIYCMIIVFQTFFGKVPPPMSGQRPAHEAPIQMLISPIVLGSLVVLIFFFPNLLGTYILGPAMNAVYPKFEGMTGLVPEIHVWHGWGVPIFMTIGLIVAGILLYRFLRYWKGIYRLGFLQWTLDRFYNAFLIRTERIASVVTKAYMTGSVRDYVAYIMLVFIALVGVGLLGFQQFIFDFSNDAPIEINEGIIIFVMMCSSVAILYAKSRIAAIVLNGVLGYSIAILFVVFRAPDLALTQIVVETVTTVLFLLCFYYLPEWKPEHKSISMRVRNGLIAIASGIAVTVVALLVQGHSIYPSISVYYETASRIAGGLNVVNTILGDFRAFDTMLEVLVLFIAGLGVYSLVKLRRKKGADHSEEK, encoded by the coding sequence TTGATAACTGTCTTGCTAGCAATTTTCTTACCATTTATCGCAGCATGTTTAGTGCCATTTATACATAAATTCCTGACAGGTCGACGGATTGGTTGGTTCGTGATTACAATTCCGCTCTTCTTATTCATTTTATTACTCCGCCTAGTTCCATCGCTTTCAAATGGAGCTTCTTATTTATATACATTCCCTTGGATACCTTCTGCGGGTGTACATTTTTCCACTCATTTAGATGGATTGAGTATGATTTTTGCTTTATTGATTACGGGTATTGGAAGTTTAGTTGTGTTGTATTCCATTTATTATCTTTCAGAGCGAGAAGCGATCGGGCGTTTCTATACATATTTACTGCTTTTCATGGGCGCTATGTTGGGAGTCGTTTTATCTGATAACTTGATCGTTCTTTACGTATTTTGGGAATTAACGAGTATTTCCTCCTTTCTATTGATTGCATTTTGGTATCACCGAAAACAATCCAGATACGGAGCGAAGAAATCCATGCTCATTACCGTCACGGGCGGTGTCTTCATGTTAGTTGGATTTTTAATGCTCTATACGATCACAGGGACATTTAATTTGCAGGAATTAATCGCTATGCGGGAAGTGATTGCAGCGGATTCGTTATTCATCCCTGCTATGCTACTTGTTTTGCTCGGTGCGTTCACTAAGTCTGCACAGTTTCCATTCCATATTTGGTTGCCTGATGCAATGGAAGCACCTACGCCCGTCAGCGCGTATCTACACTCCGCGACGATGGTTAAAGCAGGAATTTATTTAGTGGCACGTTTCACACCAATTTTCGCAGGTGATGCGACATGGTTCTATGTTGTGTCATGTGTAGGATTATTGACGATGCTATGGGGGTCTGTAAATGCAGTGAAGCAAACGGATCTAAAAGCTCTACTCGCGTTCTCTACAGTGAGTCAGCTCGGAATGATCATGAGTTTGTTAGGCATCGGTTCACTGGCATTCGCATCTTCTGAGAGTGCGCAAATTGCATTATTTACTGCTGCGACGTTCGCTGCATTATTTCATTTAATCAATCATTCTACCTTTAAAGGCGCTTTATTTATGGTCGTCGGTATTTTAGATCATCAGCTAGGTACACGTAATATTAAACGGCTCGGTGGATTAGCTACTATTATGCCGATCACGTTTACCATCGCACTGATCGGTAGTTTTTCCATGGCGGGCCTTCCACCATTTAACGGCTTCTTAAGTAAGGAACTCTTTTTTGAAGCCATGCTGTCATTGAAAGATGCGAATCTGTTGACGATGGATTCGATGGTGTTGTTGTTCCCGATCGTTGCATGGATCGGAAGTATATTCACTTTCATTTATTGTATGATTATTGTGTTTCAGACGTTTTTCGGCAAAGTACCGCCACCGATGTCGGGACAGCGACCAGCACATGAAGCACCGATTCAAATGCTGATTTCACCGATAGTTCTTGGGAGTCTAGTCGTACTGATATTTTTCTTCCCGAATCTGCTCGGTACGTATATTTTAGGGCCCGCAATGAATGCCGTGTATCCAAAATTTGAAGGAATGACCGGTCTAGTACCTGAAATTCATGTGTGGCATGGATGGGGGGTGCCAATCTTTATGACGATTGGTTTGATTGTCGCCGGAATCTTACTGTATCGTTTCTTGCGTTACTGGAAAGGTATTTACAGATTAGGCTTTTTACAATGGACACTCGACCGCTTTTATAATGCGTTTTTAATTCGCACTGAACGAATCGCTTCTGTTGTGACGAAAGCCTACATGACTGGATCGGTACGTGACTATGTTGCTTACATCATGTTAGTTTTCATTGCACTTGTCGGAGTAGGGTTACTAGGTTTTCAACAATTCATTTTCGACTTTTCGAATGATGCCCCAATTGAGATCAATGAAGGTATTATTATCTTCGTCATGATGTGCTCAAGTGTGGCGATTTTGTATGCGAAATCAAGGATTGCTGCTATTGTTCTTAATGGTGTATTGGGCTATTCGATTGCGATTCTATTTGTCGTATTCCGCGCACCAGACTTGGCATTGACGCAAATAGTTGTCGAGACGGTCACGACAGTGTTGTTCTTGCTCTGCTTCTATTACTTACCGGAGTGGAAGCCTGAACATAAATCGATTTCCATGCGAGTGCGTAATGGATTGATCGCGATCGCTTCGGGAATAGCCGTCACAGTGGTTGCTCTACTCGTGCAAGGTCATTCCATCTATCCATCTATCTCAGTTTATTATGAAACGGCATCAAGGATTGCTGGCGGTCTAAACGTGGTCAACACGATACTTGGGGACTTCCGTGCGTTCGATACGATGCTTGAGGTATTGGTATTGTTCATCGCAGGTCTTGGCGTTTACTCATTAGTCAAACTGCGTCGCAAGAAGGGAGCGGATCACTCTGAAGAAAAATGA
- a CDS encoding Na+/H+ antiporter subunit D — translation MNNLLVLPMILPILIGVILVFLRPYIRLQRVLSILTIIASAGIAAYCLQQIHLHGIMRLDFGGWLPPHGILFVGDSFAMLLVLTTCVVSSIILLYSFASTGVETETMFFYPFFLFLVAGVNGSFLTGDLFNLFVCFEVMLLASYVLLTLGGRKMQLKEGITYVLINVLASWFFLLGIAYLYGALGTLNMAHVAVRVAETGQGPLLTLIAIIFLIVFSLKAGLLMYFWLPGSYSAPPTAVAALFGALLTKVGIYALYRMFTLIFIHDPLIYTIIGVLAVVTMVAGCLGAIAYTDVRQIVSYNVIISVGFVLTGLAIGTYTAFQGASYYLVHDMVSKALLFLLAGTVVYLTGRTKFHEISGLIRNYPLAGWLFFMTMLAIAGIPPLSGFIGKVYIGLGAIEKGSYVLLVVAFLSSIGVLYSLLRVFLNSFWGETTISEDDQKPFEKKMGLPLVLLAVLVVGLGIGAELIAPYIQDAADTLANPEKYIRAVLGDDLK, via the coding sequence ATGAATAATTTATTAGTATTGCCTATGATTCTGCCTATTTTGATAGGTGTGATTTTAGTGTTCTTACGCCCCTATATCCGTTTGCAACGTGTGCTGAGTATTCTAACGATAATTGCTTCTGCTGGGATCGCTGCGTATTGTCTGCAGCAAATTCATCTGCACGGCATTATGCGACTAGATTTTGGAGGCTGGCTACCACCACATGGTATTTTGTTTGTGGGCGATTCATTCGCTATGTTGCTAGTACTTACCACATGCGTTGTTTCAAGTATTATTTTACTGTATTCATTCGCTTCGACAGGAGTAGAGACAGAGACCATGTTTTTCTACCCGTTCTTCCTGTTTTTGGTCGCGGGTGTCAACGGTTCGTTTTTGACTGGAGATTTATTTAACCTCTTTGTTTGTTTTGAAGTAATGTTACTAGCTTCCTATGTATTGCTAACTCTTGGTGGACGCAAGATGCAATTGAAGGAAGGTATTACATATGTCTTGATCAATGTATTGGCATCTTGGTTTTTCTTGCTGGGTATTGCGTATTTATACGGTGCTCTTGGTACGTTAAACATGGCCCATGTCGCAGTCCGCGTGGCGGAAACGGGACAAGGACCGCTGCTAACCTTAATTGCGATCATTTTCTTGATTGTCTTTAGTTTAAAAGCGGGTTTGTTAATGTATTTCTGGTTGCCTGGTTCCTATTCCGCACCACCTACAGCGGTTGCTGCTCTGTTCGGCGCATTATTAACGAAAGTCGGGATTTACGCGCTATACAGGATGTTCACGTTAATATTCATACATGATCCATTAATTTATACAATCATTGGTGTGCTGGCGGTCGTAACGATGGTGGCGGGCTGTCTCGGAGCCATTGCTTATACAGATGTACGTCAGATCGTTTCATATAACGTGATCATTTCCGTTGGCTTTGTGCTGACAGGTTTGGCGATTGGTACGTACACAGCATTTCAGGGAGCAAGTTATTATTTAGTCCATGACATGGTAAGTAAAGCATTGCTGTTTTTATTGGCAGGCACAGTCGTGTATTTAACAGGTCGTACGAAGTTTCATGAGATCAGTGGATTGATCCGGAACTATCCGCTTGCCGGCTGGTTGTTTTTCATGACGATGCTTGCCATTGCAGGCATTCCACCCCTAAGCGGTTTTATTGGAAAAGTATATATAGGCTTGGGTGCAATTGAAAAGGGATCGTATGTACTGCTGGTTGTAGCATTTTTGTCGAGTATTGGTGTGCTATATTCATTGCTGCGTGTTTTCCTCAACAGCTTTTGGGGAGAAACGACGATCAGCGAAGATGATCAGAAGCCATTTGAGAAGAAGATGGGGTTACCGCTAGTATTACTTGCGGTACTAGTAGTGGGATTAGGTATCGGTGCAGAGTTAATAGCACCTTATATACAAGACGCAGCCGATACGCTGGCCAATCCCGAAAAATATATTCGTGCCGTTCTGGGCGACGATTTAAAATAG
- a CDS encoding Na(+)/H(+) antiporter subunit B: MKKNDVILQTVTKIVFFIILTFGVELFLAGHNSPGGGFIGGLVLSSAFVLLYLVYDIETVHRGTPFDFKRVAALGVLLAVGTGMLSIVFGEPFLTQTTWLVDLPVFGETELGTMTIFEAGVALTVLGVVVTIILGISEDVE; encoded by the coding sequence CTGAAGAAAAATGATGTGATCTTACAAACAGTCACGAAGATTGTTTTCTTCATCATCTTGACGTTTGGCGTGGAGCTGTTTTTAGCGGGACACAATAGTCCAGGTGGTGGCTTTATTGGCGGACTTGTACTCTCTTCGGCGTTTGTATTATTGTACTTGGTTTATGACATAGAAACCGTTCACCGCGGAACACCGTTTGATTTTAAGCGAGTGGCGGCACTTGGTGTGTTGCTGGCGGTAGGGACGGGGATGTTGTCGATAGTGTTCGGCGAGCCTTTCCTGACCCAGACAACGTGGCTAGTGGATTTACCGGTTTTCGGTGAGACGGAACTTGGAACGATGACGATTTTCGAAGCGGGCGTCGCGTTGACTGTGCTCGGTGTCGTCGTGACCATTATTTTAGGAATCAGTGAGGACGTGGAGTAA
- a CDS encoding DsbA family oxidoreductase has product MKIEVWSDYVCPFCYIGKRRLEHALKQSGLDEKAEVIFKAYQLDPSTPIDSGQSLLDGLAIKFNVSKQEAENMMKNIEEQAKTVDLQYQVDKMKTSNTFDAHRLAKFAEKHGLEKEVTEQLMHSYFVEGESIDTEQVLVAIATEAGLDAEKTKAMLHSNDFSNEVKRDIDEAQEVGVKGVPFFVINRKYAISGAQPTEAFVEALEKIAEEEGITKPTLQVLGTDNGGQCDDDSCDI; this is encoded by the coding sequence ATGAAAATTGAAGTATGGTCAGATTATGTTTGTCCATTTTGCTATATTGGTAAAAGACGTTTGGAACATGCCTTGAAACAGTCTGGACTTGACGAAAAAGCGGAGGTCATATTCAAGGCGTATCAATTGGATCCAAGTACACCAATTGATTCTGGCCAATCATTATTGGATGGATTAGCTATTAAATTTAATGTTAGTAAACAAGAAGCAGAAAATATGATGAAGAATATCGAAGAGCAAGCAAAAACAGTGGATCTTCAGTATCAAGTGGATAAAATGAAAACATCCAATACATTTGATGCACATCGCCTTGCGAAATTCGCAGAAAAACACGGACTCGAGAAGGAAGTAACAGAGCAGCTAATGCATAGTTACTTCGTGGAAGGGGAGAGCATCGATACGGAGCAAGTACTCGTAGCGATCGCGACGGAAGCTGGATTGGATGCAGAGAAAACCAAGGCGATGCTTCATAGTAATGACTTCTCTAACGAAGTGAAACGCGATATTGACGAAGCGCAGGAAGTTGGAGTTAAAGGCGTACCGTTCTTTGTTATTAATAGGAAGTATGCTATAAGCGGTGCACAGCCCACAGAAGCATTTGTCGAAGCGTTAGAAAAGATTGCGGAAGAAGAAGGCATTACGAAACCAACGTTACAAGTACTAGGCACTGATAACGGCGGTCAATGTGACGACGATTCTTGTGATATCTAA
- a CDS encoding Na(+)/H(+) antiporter subunit C: METLITLLVGVLVTVGVYLLLSKEMLRIILGTAILSHAINLLLLTMGGLKKGDVPLLTENAAEYTDALPQALILTAIVISFAVTAFLLVLSYRLYQESNRGPGLRGRQDE, encoded by the coding sequence ATGGAGACATTAATTACCCTTCTGGTTGGAGTGCTGGTGACTGTAGGCGTCTATTTACTTCTGTCAAAAGAGATGTTGCGAATCATTTTAGGGACCGCAATCCTATCGCATGCCATTAACTTATTATTACTGACGATGGGCGGTTTGAAAAAAGGGGATGTGCCCTTGCTGACAGAAAATGCGGCTGAATATACGGATGCCTTACCACAAGCGCTTATTTTAACGGCGATTGTTATCAGCTTTGCGGTGACGGCATTTTTGCTCGTATTATCTTACCGTTTGTATCAGGAGTCTAACCGGGGACCTGGATTGCGAGGACGACAAGATGAATAA